The Vitis vinifera cultivar Pinot Noir 40024 chromosome 8, ASM3070453v1 genome segment ACCAAGTTACAATCAAGTTGTAGAACACTAAGGTAAGTATCATCAAAACCAAActagattttattttctaaaaacagttttcacaTTTCTTAATCAAACAcgttttcaaaaaaagaacaaatagaaaatagaaactgttcttagaaaatgaaaactagAAAACATTTTCCTAACCAAACGCAACCCTTAGAGCCTCCATTGTTACTATAAATAAATAGGGAGAAGGGGGATCCCCTTACCTCAAACCCCTAGAGTTCTGAAAAAAGTTAGAAGGGGTGTCATTAACAAGCAAAGAAAGCttggtataaatataaaagGGTGCAACCTAGGACAATATAGAGTAAGTTCAGGTAAAATTCAACCCAACCAAACTCATGACTTCTAGAGGTCAAACCAACCTAAGTGAGAGAGGGAAAAGCACTTGACCCTGAGTGCTTAGAATGAAAATTGTTGTAGCTATAAATCGGTCTGTAGAAGAGACAATAGTTCCATCTTCTATTCCTTCATAAAGTTGAAGGTTAAAGGCATCTATTAAAGTAGACATCTCAGATGGacatcaaaagaattttaagTGGCTTCTATTTTTCATGAGACCAGGCTGTTTTATCTGGTGAGTTCGTGCTGCATGGTAAGGAAAGCCTCTCTTATGATTATTTTCTCTGttcaacaaaataaatgacaaatagaataaaaaacaagtctTGCACATGAAAATAAATTCCAATACTTATAAGCATATGAATGAATTTCTGGGTCTATGCATACAATGCTGTTTGCAAGATCACTGTCCTCATCAATTAGGCTGACATTACCATATCAAAGAATATGCCTTGTTTCCTTCCAATTCAATAGCTGTTTCTAAAGAGTGTCCATCATTTCATGAAATAGAATCATGGGAACCATCAATGGTTATACTGAGGAATTGTGGAAAAACAAACATAGAGCAAAGAAACAAGGATAGTTGAGCATCCAAAATAGAAAGGatgaaaaaagacaaaaaaaaaagaaagaaatagaaaaggGATCGATGGGAAAGCTACCTCATTTGAAAATTCTCTATTCCCCTGATAGGAGTTATTGATTAGTACTTTGACTGcaatttcttttccatctttCATTTTTCCATAATATACCACTCCAAAACCCCCAGAACCAATTTTCTTCTCAAATTTCCTTGTAGCATCTTCAATTTCAGATAAACTAAAGCAATTTGCAGCTTCTGTGGCAGCATCATTCAAGGAAGAAACTATCCTTTGAGCAGGTAGTCCATGTCCAAGCTGGTCTGATACAAATTCATAGAAAAACCCTGTTACAGACACTGACATTTCAATAGAAGAGAATAAGCAAACTTCAAGATTGCTCACGCATACCCTGTTCATAgtatcttttctttcctttgtgcATAAATAAGCAAGATGCAATAGTAGCTATAAGCAGAACAACAGCCCCAACTGAGGATCCAATGATAATACCAATGTGTCTACCTCCTGTGCTCCCTTTATGAAGATTATCATTTCCTGAGTAGCTGTCAAGAAAAAGTAGGAAGCACCAATGAAAATATTGATGTCCTGAACTAATAAATACAtgtaaaaatgagaaatgagatGGAGAACTGGGGCAAAAACTACAGCATGAGCAAAGTTTTGATTAATCTTTGTATACAATTTACCTGAAAATGACAAGTAAAATCAAAGTACCAGTATGTTAAATCAAAGTCGAGATTGTTGTGTGCAGTCACTGTGTATGATGGGGAACAACATTGAAAATATTCTTTGAAGACTTACAAGAGAAAGGTAATGGCTGGTTCCAATGCCTAACCCTTAAATTAGGTTCTTGATCACAGTTTTAAAATCTATTCATATTTGGTTTAATTTGGATCTTGCTGACTTAATTTTCTCCTTGTAGTTGACTCCAGCATTTAGCCATCTTTTCTTGTTCTTCTCTTTCTCCTCTTACTTCTTTATTTTAATCCTTTGTTATTATGCAAATTGTTATTCAACCattctttaatttgaaaataaaatcccAACAGTTGTGAAAAAAACACAATCCCAAATTTCCCTTGCTGTCCAGAAATTCCAGTAGGTCTTTCCTTTTAAATTCAACCTGGAAAACAACTTAAACCATGGCTAATTTAACCCTTAATCCATTAATAAATTCTAATTCCACCATCCCCTTTATGAACCAAAAACCAAAAGCCCTAGCATTATTTGCTCATAGGCTGCTATTTTAAGGATTGTCCTACAAAAAGGGATGCAGTAGCATACATAGGTACAGGTCTGTTTATTGCACACCAAACAAGGTGGGTGAACCAAGTCAATATCACTGAAGAACAAGTTAACCAGCGACTCAggcaaaaaatatatacataaatgTACATAAATAACATTATGAAATTGAAACATGAAAGTATTATTCAAAAATCATTCTTCTTTTTCACCAAATTTTCATGGTATATTCATCATACCATCATTACAAGTTATGTGACCCACTATAAATGGCATAAATCCAGGGATTACAATCGTCTAAAGCTCTGTAATGGAAATAGGGGTTAGAAAACCAACTATAACCACTGCAAAGCAAggctccatttttcttttcttttcttttcttctctctctttttttattttttatttttatttttttgtgctGTGTCATTCACACCAGACATGTCtgtcaaacaatttttttgaaatctcCATCTCAAGAACCTCATATGCATATCAGACACCAAAGTACTATAGATTGAAATGCATTGTTTacggaaaataaaaataagacaaatcGTTGGGGTACATAaactaaaacaattttaaaatatgccTATATGagattaatatttaaaaatctaagCTAATCAGTGATTTCCACCAATTTTCAACACACAACGTTACATTTTacgaattttaattttctacaTGTAAAGAAAATGATACCCACTTGAAATCCAAGTTCTCATTGAGAAGACCTGATGGCACTTTCCCAGACAACATATTATTTTGCACATACCTGCAACCATCATATTCATTGAGTAGATCAGATCTTTACTCAGAAGCAACATGGTAAATGTACATAAACATGATTTTGGAGATGCAACATGGTAAATGTCCACAAACATGATTTTGGAGTCAACATTTGGAAGAaccatttaaagaaaaatagatgcTTCCAGAATCAGAAGAGATGTACTCCAAAGACCTTTAAACTATTAAGCGTGTTCACAACTGATATCCAAGTTCAGAAACTTACAGTTCCTTTAGACTCTGAAGGTCCACCAAAGAGGATGGCAGCTCACCAGACAGCTGATTGTTCTCAAGATGGCTATAATAGAGAAGAACATTTATTagcttaaaaatatttaataaattaccatgatttagaataaatcaTCCAGGTTTACATGGTCTTCAAGTTTATCAATCCAGTAAAATCAGGTATTGGACCAGCCAGTGCATTGCCATCAAGCCATCTGCAATCACAAGATAACTCAATGCTGATTATAGGAGGAACATCAACTGATTCAACAATAAGCAAGGAAAAAACCTTTACCACCACCcagcaaaataaaaatggaatctATAAACTTACAGCTCTACTAAGCCACTCAGCTTTGTCAAATCTGTGGGAATATTCCCTGTCAAATTCTTTCCAGATAAATGACTGCCAAGCACCAGGGTTCAATTAGATCAGTAGCATTTCTTTCTAGACACATATGTTGCTATGTCttagaagaaaaatggaaaatctaTGTGCATGAGACCTAACCTAAAAGGGACATGAACTTTATAGATATCAAAATGTTtaagtagaataaaaaaaaagagagaaaacctCTACATTGAAACTATCCTTGGTTGTGGATCAGAGTTGCATGCTACCCATGACCATGGAACTGGCAAGCATGGATCACCACCTTCTTTTGCCCAATCTTCTGATGAGTACTGTAAAACTATACTAGCAATAGCAGATCCTGCAGCTCATGTAAACATAGCATCAGGTATATGTCCATTAGAGCTTCAAAGGTATAAATTATAGAATGTCATTTTTAGGAGGATATAGTTGAGAAGCAAACATTGTACTAGGGTAGAAGGAATAATACGCTAAATAGAAAACCATGATTTCTACATAAAGAACATTGCTCATAAAGACTGACATGCATACAAAGAATCATAACTATGCTTACCATCTAGACAACCATCACGTTTCTCCAGATATTTATTTATCTCCATAGCATTCAAAAGTGGCCCCTGAGAAGAATCAGATGTTTTTCCAAACTTGAAAGATAATACAAAGGGGAGAGATATATTGGGGTATCCTGGCTCATACAGACGATACTTTCCTTGAGCATTTTCTTGGATATTAACAGCAGGTTTGCTGAGATCAGGCATGTTTGGGAGTATTAGCCTGAATTTCCTTGTTTCTTCTGGGCCCAAATCTTCAATTTCTGCAAGGTAGGTGAATGCCCATCCAAAACCTGGAAACCCATCTAGATTCAATCGGTAACTTAATGTACCATTTCTCCCAACAACAGCTGTCTGCATCACTTTTTCCGGTGGTCTGctatctttattgacatcaATTGGCATCTGGGTGGAAACTTTCTCAGTGCCAGGAGCAACATCAACCAAGTAATTTGCTTTCTTCAAGGAGTCAGACTCCCATATTCTATCAAATGGGTCATCTGGATACCTGAAATAACACAAGTAAAGTTTTCTTATGGACATTAAACGTTGGAGTGACATGAATTATAGATGCATGCCAACCAAAGCtttccttcctttctttttaaattattgtgaTGGAAGACTACTCCAGGTAGcagaataattaaataatgcaAATATCTTTTTGATGCCATAGGATTTGATGGCGCATTACccaaaacaagtttaaaatgaTTGAACACATAAATAGAGGGCACAAAAGCACTTCTAACTAGCTAAGCTAATCCAACACATACCTGACTGGAGCTTCACTATCTGCACCAAAATTTACTCTTGCAGACACGCTAAGAAAGAAATCTTCTTCATATTCTGTATAGTAAATTGAACCATTGAATTGTCGGAGCTCAAGGGTAGAGATAAATGGCTGCCCAGTTGTAGCATTGGATAAACACACACTAATAGTAGGATCTGAAGCCAGGAATATCAACTCACTGGACTCTATTGTGTTAGCATCCGAAATGACAATTGTAGACCAAGGAGTAGCCCCAAGGGAAATATCAAACTTTGGATAAACCTTGTTGTTGTCAAAATTACCATACAAGAAAGTCGCTCTTACAAGGTACCTAGTCCTGCTTATAACATCAAGTGTGTAGCAATACTTCCTGTTGTCAGCAGGGAAATGCCTCAGTGTGGTATATTGCTTTCGTGTCTCATTTGCAACAGATATAGTTGCTATTTCTCCATACATCAATTGATCATCAGAAGTCCACCAAAGACCAAGGTCATCTGTGAAATTTTCACTACCACCACAGTCGAAACTTACAAAACCTGCTTTTTACATGATC includes the following:
- the LOC100244826 gene encoding probable LRR receptor-like serine/threonine-protein kinase At1g67720 isoform X4 — encoded protein: METRLLLLFLSVTVLLMDAANAQMPGFVSFDCGGSENFTDDLGLWWTSDDQLMYGEIATISVANETRKQYTTLRHFPADNRKYCYTLDVISRTRYLVRATFLYGNFDNNKVYPKFDISLGATPWSTIVISDANTIESSELIFLASDPTISVCLSNATTGQPFISTLELRQFNGSIYYTEYEEDFFLSVSARVNFGADSEAPVRYPDDPFDRIWESDSLKKANYLVDVAPGTEKVSTQMPIDVNKDSRPPEKVMQTAVVGRNGTLSYRLNLDGFPGFGWAFTYLAEIEDLGPEETRKFRLILPNMPDLSKPAVNIQENAQGKYRLYEPGYPNISLPFVLSFKFGKTSDSSQGPLLNAMEINKYLEKRDGCLDGSAIASIVLQYSSEDWAKEGGDPCLPVPWSWVACNSDPQPRIVSIHLSGKNLTGNIPTDLTKLSGLVELWLDGNALAGPIPDFTGLINLKTIHLENNQLSGELPSSLVDLQSLKELYVQNNMLSGKVPSGLLNENLDFNYSGNDNLHKGSTGGRHIGIIIGSSVGAVVLLIATIASCLFMHKGKKRYYEQDQLGHGLPAQRIVSSLNDAATEAANCFSLSEIEDATRKFEKKIGSGGFGVVYYGKMKDGKEIAVKVLINNSYQGNREFSNEVTLLSRIHHRNLVQFLGYCQEEGRSMLVYEFMHNGTLKEHLYGPLTRERAISWIKRLEIAEDAAKGIEYLHTGCVPSIIHRDLKSSNILLDKYMKAKVSDFGLSKLAVDGSSHVSSVVRGTVGYLDPEWIFFFQWTNSN
- the LOC100244826 gene encoding probable LRR receptor-like serine/threonine-protein kinase At1g67720 isoform X1 — translated: METRLLLLFLSVTVLLMDAANAQMPAGFVSFDCGGSENFTDDLGLWWTSDDQLMYGEIATISVANETRKQYTTLRHFPADNRKYCYTLDVISRTRYLVRATFLYGNFDNNKVYPKFDISLGATPWSTIVISDANTIESSELIFLASDPTISVCLSNATTGQPFISTLELRQFNGSIYYTEYEEDFFLSVSARVNFGADSEAPVRYPDDPFDRIWESDSLKKANYLVDVAPGTEKVSTQMPIDVNKDSRPPEKVMQTAVVGRNGTLSYRLNLDGFPGFGWAFTYLAEIEDLGPEETRKFRLILPNMPDLSKPAVNIQENAQGKYRLYEPGYPNISLPFVLSFKFGKTSDSSQGPLLNAMEINKYLEKRDGCLDGSAIASIVLQYSSEDWAKEGGDPCLPVPWSWVACNSDPQPRIVSIHLSGKNLTGNIPTDLTKLSGLVELWLDGNALAGPIPDFTGLINLKTIHLENNQLSGELPSSLVDLQSLKELYVQNNMLSGKVPSGLLNENLDFNYSGNDNLHKGSTGGRHIGIIIGSSVGAVVLLIATIASCLFMHKGKKRYYEQDQLGHGLPAQRIVSSLNDAATEAANCFSLSEIEDATRKFEKKIGSGGFGVVYYGKMKDGKEIAVKVLINNSYQGNREFSNEVTLLSRIHHRNLVQFLGYCQEEGRSMLVYEFMHNGTLKEHLYGPLTRERAISWIKRLEIAEDAAKGIEYLHTGCVPSIIHRDLKSSNILLDKYMKAKVSDFGLSKLAVDGSSHVSSVVRGTVGYLDPEYYISQQLTDKSDVYSFGVILLELISGQEAISNESFGVNCRNIVQWAKLHIESGDIQGIIDPSLRDEYDIQSMWKIAEKALMCVQPHGSMRPPISEVIKEIQEAISIERGAEAAREGNSDASRNSIHSSINMGIDVGPTENYLSFDESIARPTPR
- the LOC100244826 gene encoding probable LRR receptor-like serine/threonine-protein kinase At1g67720 isoform X2 encodes the protein METRLLLLFLSVTVLLMDAANAQMPGFVSFDCGGSENFTDDLGLWWTSDDQLMYGEIATISVANETRKQYTTLRHFPADNRKYCYTLDVISRTRYLVRATFLYGNFDNNKVYPKFDISLGATPWSTIVISDANTIESSELIFLASDPTISVCLSNATTGQPFISTLELRQFNGSIYYTEYEEDFFLSVSARVNFGADSEAPVRYPDDPFDRIWESDSLKKANYLVDVAPGTEKVSTQMPIDVNKDSRPPEKVMQTAVVGRNGTLSYRLNLDGFPGFGWAFTYLAEIEDLGPEETRKFRLILPNMPDLSKPAVNIQENAQGKYRLYEPGYPNISLPFVLSFKFGKTSDSSQGPLLNAMEINKYLEKRDGCLDGSAIASIVLQYSSEDWAKEGGDPCLPVPWSWVACNSDPQPRIVSIHLSGKNLTGNIPTDLTKLSGLVELWLDGNALAGPIPDFTGLINLKTIHLENNQLSGELPSSLVDLQSLKELYVQNNMLSGKVPSGLLNENLDFNYSGNDNLHKGSTGGRHIGIIIGSSVGAVVLLIATIASCLFMHKGKKRYYEQDQLGHGLPAQRIVSSLNDAATEAANCFSLSEIEDATRKFEKKIGSGGFGVVYYGKMKDGKEIAVKVLINNSYQGNREFSNEVTLLSRIHHRNLVQFLGYCQEEGRSMLVYEFMHNGTLKEHLYGPLTRERAISWIKRLEIAEDAAKGIEYLHTGCVPSIIHRDLKSSNILLDKYMKAKVSDFGLSKLAVDGSSHVSSVVRGTVGYLDPEYYISQQLTDKSDVYSFGVILLELISGQEAISNESFGVNCRNIVQWAKLHIESGDIQGIIDPSLRDEYDIQSMWKIAEKALMCVQPHGSMRPPISEVIKEIQEAISIERGAEAAREGNSDASRNSIHSSINMGIDVGPTENYLSFDESIARPTPR
- the LOC100244826 gene encoding probable LRR receptor-like serine/threonine-protein kinase At1g67720 isoform X3; translation: METRLLLLFLSVTVLLMDAANAQMPAGFVSFDCGGSENFTDDLGLWWTSDDQLMYGEIATISVANETRKQYTTLRHFPADNRKYCYTLDVISRTRYLVRATFLYGNFDNNKVYPKFDISLGATPWSTIVISDANTIESSELIFLASDPTISVCLSNATTGQPFISTLELRQFNGSIYYTEYEEDFFLSVSARVNFGADSEAPVRYPDDPFDRIWESDSLKKANYLVDVAPGTEKVSTQMPIDVNKDSRPPEKVMQTAVVGRNGTLSYRLNLDGFPGFGWAFTYLAEIEDLGPEETRKFRLILPNMPDLSKPAVNIQENAQGKYRLYEPGYPNISLPFVLSFKFGKTSDSSQGPLLNAMEINKYLEKRDGCLDGSAIASIVLQYSSEDWAKEGGDPCLPVPWSWVACNSDPQPRIVSIHLSGKNLTGNIPTDLTKLSGLVELWLDGNALAGPIPDFTGLINLKTIHLENNQLSGELPSSLVDLQSLKELYVQNNMLSGKVPSGLLNENLDFNYSGNDNLHKGSTGGRHIGIIIGSSVGAVVLLIATIASCLFMHKGKKRYYEQDQLGHGLPAQRIVSSLNDAATEAANCFSLSEIEDATRKFEKKIGSGGFGVVYYGKMKDGKEIAVKVLINNSYQGNREFSNEVTLLSRIHHRNLVQFLGYCQEEGRSMLVYEFMHNGTLKEHLYGPLTRERAISWIKRLEIAEDAAKGIEYLHTGCVPSIIHRDLKSSNILLDKYMKAKVSDFGLSKLAVDGSSHVSSVVRGTVGYLDPEWIFFFQWTNSN